A window of the Streptomyces sp. NBC_01351 genome harbors these coding sequences:
- a CDS encoding cytochrome P450 yields MNESLHTVTTLPTERRPGCPFDPPAELIEARSNGPISRYTHPGGKPGWLITGYDLVRSVLADPRFSSRKELLNVVDFDIPPAPPGEFLLMDEPQHGRYRKPLVGKFTARRMRLLTERIEQITTDCLDAMERTGPTADLVTAFAKPIPTIVICELLGVPYEDRDSFQEQIDTFMNGETSDEDLLAAYTATQEYLAELVAAKRAKPTDDVLSELTDSDLTDEELQGISLILLAAGFDTTANMLALGTFALLQNPAQMAALRADPTLVDQAVEELLRHLSVATSFMRTALEDVEVGGQTVEAGTTVLLSYNTANRDPERFTDPHVLDLRREEGGHLAFGHGIHLCLGQQLARIEMRVAFSALLSRFPTLRLAVPAEDVALRPETADIFGVKSLPVAWDV; encoded by the coding sequence ATGAATGAATCGCTCCACACGGTGACGACGCTGCCGACGGAGCGCCGGCCCGGCTGTCCTTTCGACCCGCCGGCCGAGCTGATCGAAGCCCGCAGCAACGGCCCCATCAGCCGCTACACCCACCCCGGCGGGAAACCCGGCTGGCTGATCACCGGATACGACCTGGTCAGGTCGGTCCTGGCGGACCCGCGGTTCAGCTCGCGCAAAGAGCTGCTGAACGTGGTCGACTTCGACATCCCGCCGGCGCCGCCCGGCGAGTTCCTCCTCATGGACGAACCACAGCACGGGCGCTACCGGAAACCGCTGGTGGGCAAGTTCACCGCCCGGCGGATGCGACTGCTCACCGAGCGCATCGAGCAGATCACCACCGACTGCCTGGACGCCATGGAAAGGACCGGGCCGACGGCGGACCTGGTGACCGCGTTCGCCAAGCCCATCCCCACCATCGTCATCTGTGAGCTGCTGGGGGTGCCGTACGAGGACCGGGACTCGTTCCAGGAACAGATCGACACGTTCATGAACGGGGAGACGAGCGACGAGGACCTGTTGGCGGCCTACACCGCGACCCAGGAGTACCTCGCGGAGCTGGTGGCCGCCAAGCGTGCGAAGCCCACCGACGACGTGCTCAGCGAACTCACCGACAGCGATCTGACCGATGAGGAGCTGCAGGGGATCAGCCTGATCCTGCTCGCGGCCGGGTTCGACACCACCGCGAACATGCTGGCCCTCGGGACCTTCGCGCTCCTGCAGAACCCGGCGCAGATGGCAGCGCTGCGCGCCGATCCGACGCTCGTCGACCAGGCGGTGGAGGAGCTGCTGCGGCATCTGAGCGTCGCCACATCGTTCATGCGGACCGCGCTGGAGGACGTCGAGGTGGGCGGGCAGACCGTCGAGGCCGGCACGACGGTCCTCCTGTCGTACAACACCGCCAACCGCGACCCCGAGCGCTTCACCGATCCCCACGTGCTCGACCTGCGCCGGGAGGAGGGCGGGCACCTGGCCTTCGGCCACGGCATCCACCTGTGCCTGGGGCAGCAGCTGGCCCGTATCGAGATGCGGGTCGCGTTCTCCGCGCTGCTGAGCCGCTTCCCCACGCTGAGGCTTGCCGTACCGGCCGAAGACGTTGCCCTGCGTCCGGAGACCGCGGACATCTTCGGGGTGAAGAGCCTCCCGGTCGCCTGGGACGTGTGA